From Halalkalicoccus sp. CG83, one genomic window encodes:
- a CDS encoding ABC transporter substrate-binding protein, with protein sequence MTKPGSPVDISRRTFLEGAAGTATIGLTGLAGCLGGDELEELTVAYMPIYPDMQYFVMQEEGYLDELSVSVDAREFTDGPSIVQAYASGEIDVGLFGIVPSMIVIDRGIPAKVVATNIKEPMMIMAHEDLRELWDEHESEAFAEFEAEYGRPFRFGTFPEGSTPDILLRYWLSDIHGLTPGEDVEITEIGGANAVWQAMANGEIDGTSIMEPVPTIAEEEGSPIGRLAIASEFMPGQPAAVVLMNDTAREHEVGEEFLEAHIRATEFINEEPDATARHASTVIGESSLPVERARKALDSPLSNFVSDPREIEEGTEIFAEYAHELGRTDERLSLEDVFDYDLYESVS encoded by the coding sequence GTGACGAAACCCGGTAGTCCCGTCGACATCTCCCGCCGGACGTTTCTCGAAGGAGCCGCGGGTACAGCAACGATCGGACTGACGGGGCTGGCGGGCTGTCTCGGGGGCGACGAACTCGAGGAGCTCACGGTCGCGTACATGCCGATATATCCCGACATGCAGTACTTCGTGATGCAGGAGGAGGGGTATCTCGACGAGCTCTCCGTGTCGGTCGACGCCCGCGAGTTCACCGACGGCCCGAGCATCGTTCAGGCGTACGCCAGCGGCGAGATCGACGTCGGGCTGTTCGGGATCGTCCCTTCGATGATCGTCATCGACCGGGGCATCCCCGCGAAGGTCGTCGCCACGAACATCAAGGAGCCGATGATGATCATGGCCCACGAGGACCTGCGCGAGCTGTGGGACGAACACGAATCGGAGGCGTTCGCCGAGTTCGAGGCCGAGTACGGCCGTCCGTTCCGCTTCGGGACGTTCCCCGAGGGCAGCACTCCGGACATCCTGCTTCGCTACTGGCTCTCGGATATCCATGGACTCACGCCCGGCGAGGACGTCGAGATCACCGAGATCGGCGGCGCGAACGCCGTCTGGCAGGCGATGGCCAACGGCGAGATCGACGGCACGAGCATCATGGAGCCCGTCCCGACGATCGCCGAGGAGGAGGGATCGCCGATCGGCCGGCTCGCCATCGCCTCGGAGTTCATGCCCGGCCAGCCCGCCGCCGTCGTGCTCATGAACGATACGGCCCGCGAACACGAGGTCGGCGAGGAGTTCCTCGAGGCCCACATCCGGGCGACGGAGTTCATCAACGAGGAGCCCGACGCGACCGCCCGGCATGCGAGCACCGTGATCGGCGAGTCCTCGCTCCCGGTCGAGCGCGCACGGAAAGCGCTGGATTCGCCGTTGTCGAACTTCGTCTCGGACCCGCGCGAGATCGAGGAGGGGACCGAGATCTTCGCCGAGTACGCCCACGAGCTGGGACGGACCGACGAGCGTCTCTCGCTCGAGGACGTCTTCGACTACGACCTCTACGAATCGGTCAGCTGA